A DNA window from Chryseobacterium sp. MEBOG06 contains the following coding sequences:
- a CDS encoding PA0069 family radical SAM protein, producing MQNKNFIKGQGAQRNVTNRFERYTYEPDDEDFETVKTSFTEVFPKTIVNQVKSEDLPMEYSMNPYQGCEHGCSYCFARPTHEYWGYSAGIDFERKIMIKKNAPELLEKFFQKRGYQAAPILLSGNTDCYQPAERKFEITRKLLQMCLDYRHPVNVLTKNALVLRDLDILKPMAEQNLVSVSLSIPTINEELRIKMEPRTSSAKNKLKAIEILSENKIPVHVMVAPVIPGLNSNEPLNILKSVSDAGALGFGYTLIRLNDTVEPVFVNWIEAHFPDRAQKVLNLIRSMRGGKLGDKRYFERQRGEGNIAEMIHTTFKIGRKKFFSEKEFPKLSIANFTGSRDQQLRLFD from the coding sequence ATGCAAAACAAAAATTTCATAAAAGGTCAGGGAGCTCAGCGGAACGTTACCAATCGTTTCGAAAGATATACCTATGAGCCTGACGATGAAGATTTCGAAACAGTGAAGACTTCATTTACTGAAGTTTTTCCAAAAACAATTGTCAATCAGGTTAAAAGCGAAGATCTCCCGATGGAATATTCTATGAACCCCTATCAGGGATGCGAACATGGATGTTCTTATTGCTTTGCAAGACCCACCCATGAATATTGGGGATATAGTGCAGGAATTGATTTTGAAAGGAAGATCATGATAAAAAAGAATGCTCCGGAACTTTTAGAGAAATTTTTTCAAAAACGTGGATATCAGGCTGCTCCAATTTTGCTGTCAGGAAATACAGACTGTTATCAGCCTGCAGAACGAAAATTTGAAATTACCCGAAAATTGCTTCAGATGTGTCTTGATTATAGACATCCCGTGAATGTGCTGACAAAAAATGCTTTGGTATTAAGAGATCTTGATATTTTGAAGCCAATGGCAGAACAAAATTTAGTTTCAGTTTCATTAAGTATTCCTACCATTAATGAAGAACTTAGGATAAAGATGGAACCCAGAACAAGTTCGGCAAAGAATAAGTTAAAAGCTATAGAAATACTATCTGAAAATAAAATACCTGTTCATGTCATGGTTGCTCCTGTAATTCCCGGGCTAAATAGTAATGAACCTTTGAATATATTAAAATCAGTCTCAGATGCCGGTGCTTTAGGGTTTGGATATACTCTCATTCGGTTGAATGATACTGTGGAGCCGGTTTTTGTAAATTGGATTGAAGCGCATTTTCCAGACAGAGCACAGAAAGTTCTGAACCTGATCCGTTCCATGAGGGGTGGGAAGCTCGGAGATAAAAGATATTTTGAAAGACAAAGAGGAGAAGGGAATATTGCTGAAATGATTCATACTACTTTTAAAATAGGGAGAAAGAAGTTTTTTAGCGAAAAAGAATTTCCTAAGCTTTCTATTGCAAACTTTACAGGAAGCCGTGACCAGCAGCTAAGACTGTTTGATTAA
- a CDS encoding DUF2797 domain-containing protein: MQFQGQILKMTSYDAKPIQYYLNLSGDLIHMNELIGKELSIKHTGFQCVNCGENKPIYRMGFCKNCFFESPYASDTIIRPELSTAHLGVAERDLEIEKQIQLQPHTVYLAYTGDVKVGVTRNTQIPTRWIDQGATFALPIARTENRYEAGMIEVALKEHLADKTNWRKMLQDDFEGEIDLADFRQKIKEYFPGDFQKFYSEGEELWKFDYPFQKPEKVTSFTLDKKPEFTGKLVGIKGQYLGFEGGNFINIRGHEGYLVELETKN; encoded by the coding sequence ATGCAGTTTCAAGGGCAAATTTTAAAAATGACAAGCTACGATGCTAAGCCAATTCAATATTATCTCAATCTGTCGGGTGACCTTATCCATATGAACGAGCTGATAGGGAAGGAGCTAAGTATAAAACATACGGGTTTCCAATGTGTAAACTGTGGCGAAAATAAGCCAATCTACAGAATGGGATTTTGTAAAAATTGTTTTTTTGAAAGTCCTTATGCCAGTGATACCATTATCCGTCCGGAGCTTTCTACAGCACATTTAGGAGTAGCAGAACGCGATTTGGAGATTGAAAAACAAATCCAGCTCCAGCCTCATACCGTTTATCTGGCTTATACAGGAGACGTTAAAGTGGGAGTGACCAGAAATACACAGATTCCTACAAGATGGATTGATCAGGGTGCGACTTTTGCATTGCCTATTGCAAGAACAGAAAACCGTTATGAAGCAGGAATGATAGAAGTTGCCTTAAAAGAACATTTAGCAGATAAAACCAACTGGAGAAAGATGTTACAGGATGATTTCGAAGGAGAAATTGATCTTGCAGATTTCAGACAGAAAATAAAAGAATACTTCCCTGGAGATTTTCAGAAATTCTATAGTGAAGGAGAAGAATTGTGGAAGTTTGATTACCCTTTTCAAAAACCGGAAAAAGTAACTTCATTTACCTTAGACAAAAAACCTGAATTTACAGGAAAATTAGTTGGGATAAAAGGACAGTATCTCGGATTTGAAGGCGGAAACTTTATTAATATAAGAGGACACGAAGGATATTTAGTCGAACTGGAGACAAAAAATTAG
- a CDS encoding GDP-mannose 4,6-dehydratase, with amino-acid sequence MTYLVTGGSGFIGSHLIEQLLRNGHSVINIDNFDNFYGYQVKIKNTLESIGKISDFEFSDKETDIQHLISLSHSDQYSLHYQDIRDKKGLENIFKSHTIDMVIHLAALAGVRPSIERPLEYEEVNVRGTMNLWELCKDFNIKKFICASSSSVYGNNENTPFVETDNVDNPISPYAATKKSGEILGHVYHKLYDIDMIQLRFFTVYGPRQRPDLAIHKFTRLISEGREIPFYGDGNTARDYTYIDDIIDGITKSIVYLENNSGVYEILNLGENQVITLCEMVSAIEEALKKTATKKILPMQPGDVTKTNADITKAKVLIGYQPHTDFQNGIKKFVEWFLRKRQ; translated from the coding sequence ATGACTTACCTTGTAACAGGAGGCAGTGGGTTCATTGGTTCTCATTTAATTGAACAATTATTAAGAAATGGACATTCTGTCATAAACATTGACAATTTTGATAATTTTTACGGCTATCAGGTAAAAATTAAAAATACTTTAGAGTCAATTGGCAAAATTTCGGATTTTGAATTCTCTGATAAAGAGACTGATATCCAACATTTAATTTCCCTCTCCCACTCCGATCAATATTCCCTTCATTATCAGGATATCCGAGATAAAAAAGGATTAGAAAATATATTTAAAAGCCATACTATAGATATGGTTATTCATCTGGCAGCACTGGCCGGCGTTCGTCCTTCTATTGAAAGGCCTTTAGAATATGAAGAAGTTAATGTAAGAGGTACGATGAACCTTTGGGAACTTTGTAAAGATTTTAATATCAAAAAATTTATTTGCGCTTCTTCTTCAAGTGTTTATGGAAATAACGAAAATACCCCTTTTGTAGAAACAGATAATGTAGACAATCCTATTTCACCTTATGCGGCCACTAAAAAAAGCGGAGAGATACTGGGTCACGTTTATCATAAGCTTTATGATATAGATATGATCCAACTTCGGTTCTTTACCGTGTATGGTCCAAGGCAGAGACCAGATCTTGCGATCCATAAATTTACGAGGCTTATTTCAGAAGGCCGGGAGATTCCTTTCTATGGTGACGGAAATACTGCCAGAGATTATACTTATATAGATGACATTATTGATGGAATTACGAAATCTATAGTGTATCTGGAAAATAATTCCGGGGTGTACGAGATTCTTAATCTGGGTGAAAACCAGGTGATCACTTTATGTGAAATGGTATCGGCCATTGAAGAGGCCCTGAAAAAAACTGCCACAAAAAAAATTCTGCCAATGCAGCCGGGAGATGTCACAAAAACCAATGCAGATATTACAAAAGCAAAGGTTTTAATAGGGTATCAGCCCCACACAGACTTCCAAAATGGCATAAAAAAATTTGTGGAATGGTTTTTGAGAAAACGACAATAA
- a CDS encoding DUF2795 domain-containing protein, producing MYWTLELASYLSDAPWPMTKAELIDYAIRTGAPMEVVENLQAIEDEGEIYESIEEVWSDYPTDEDFLWNEDEY from the coding sequence ATGTACTGGACATTAGAATTAGCTTCATATCTAAGTGACGCACCTTGGCCAATGACAAAAGCAGAACTTATTGACTACGCAATCCGAACTGGTGCACCTATGGAAGTAGTTGAAAACCTTCAGGCAATCGAAGATGAAGGAGAAATTTATGAATCTATTGAGGAAGTATGGAGTGACTATCCTACCGATGAGGACTTCCTTTGGAACGAGGACGAATATTAA
- the secA gene encoding preprotein translocase subunit SecA, which produces MSFLNKVLKGFLGDKKAQDLKEVKKVVTKIKAVEPNIQQLSDDGLRQKTAEFKENIKSATSNITAQIEQIKEQIKNSTNVDEKEALFSKIESLKKESYEIEEKVLIQVLPEAFALIKETARRWAQNGEIRVTASDWDRELAAMGKDFVEIQGDTAVWKNSWDAAGTPVVWDMVHYDVQFIGGIILHSGKIAEMATGEGKTLVGTLPIYLNSLPERGVHVVTVNDYLAKRDSAWMGPLYQFHGMSIDCIDNHQPNSDGRRKAYNSDITYGTNNEFGFDYLRDNMVTSPSELVQRELNFAIVDEVDSVLVDDARTPLIISGPVPQGDRQEFDVLKPSIDRIVEVQKKTVSAIFNEAKKLIAAGNNKEGGFKLLQAYRGLPKNRQLIKFLSESGNRALLQKTEAQYMQDNNRDMPIVDKDLYFVIEEKNNQVDLTDKGVEYMSQGNSDANFFVLPDIGTEIAEVEAKNLSKEEEFEAKERLFSDFAEKSERVHTMSQLLKAYTLFEKDDEYVVIDGEVKIVDEQTGRIMEGRRYSDGLHQAIEAKENVKIEAATQTFATVTLQNYFRMYNKLAGMTGTAETEAGELWEIYKLDVVVIPTNRPILRNDKQDLVFKTNREKYNAVIEEIERLTAQKRPVLVGTTSVEISQLLSKALQLRKIPHQVLNAKLHKKEAEIVAGAGQPGVVTIATNMAGRGTDIKLSKEVKEAGGLAIIGTERHDSRRVDRQLRGRAGRQGDPGSSQFYVSLEDNLMRLFGSERIAKMMDRMGHKDGEVIQHSMISKSIERAQKKVEENNFGTRKRLLEYDDVMNKQRDVIYKRRKNALFGDHLKYDITNMIFDVSNSIVTKGKATGNYKDFEYEIIKTFTMESPVSESEFGNKTVQDLTNILFKAAQEDYQMKLNLLKEKSFPIIENVYQNQGSMFKMIQVPFTDGHKTMTIVADLKEAYDTKCESLVNDFEKNITLSIIDENWKLHLREMDDLRRSSQGAVYEQKDPLVIYKQESFHLFSEMMDKLNKEIISFLYKGEIPA; this is translated from the coding sequence ATGAGTTTTTTAAACAAAGTTCTTAAAGGGTTTTTGGGAGACAAAAAAGCGCAGGACCTAAAAGAAGTAAAAAAAGTTGTAACAAAAATCAAAGCTGTAGAACCCAACATCCAACAATTGTCGGATGATGGTTTGAGACAAAAAACTGCTGAGTTTAAAGAGAATATAAAATCTGCAACAAGCAATATCACAGCTCAAATAGAACAGATAAAAGAGCAGATAAAAAACTCAACCAATGTTGACGAAAAAGAAGCTCTTTTTTCAAAAATTGAGTCTTTAAAGAAAGAGTCGTACGAAATTGAAGAGAAAGTTCTGATTCAGGTTCTTCCCGAAGCTTTTGCATTGATAAAAGAAACGGCAAGAAGATGGGCTCAGAATGGTGAAATCCGTGTAACAGCAAGTGACTGGGATAGAGAACTGGCTGCTATGGGGAAAGATTTCGTTGAAATTCAGGGAGACACAGCTGTTTGGAAAAACTCATGGGATGCTGCCGGAACTCCTGTAGTTTGGGATATGGTCCATTATGATGTTCAGTTTATCGGAGGTATTATTCTTCACAGTGGTAAAATTGCCGAAATGGCAACCGGTGAAGGTAAAACCTTAGTGGGAACATTACCTATTTATTTAAATTCACTTCCGGAAAGAGGAGTACACGTTGTAACGGTAAACGACTACCTTGCTAAAAGAGACTCCGCATGGATGGGACCTCTTTATCAGTTCCACGGTATGTCTATCGATTGTATTGATAACCACCAGCCGAACTCAGATGGAAGAAGAAAAGCATATAACTCAGATATTACCTATGGAACGAATAATGAATTCGGTTTCGATTATCTGAGAGATAACATGGTAACTTCACCTTCAGAATTGGTACAAAGAGAATTGAACTTTGCTATCGTGGATGAAGTTGACTCCGTATTGGTAGATGATGCAAGAACTCCATTAATTATTTCAGGTCCGGTTCCTCAGGGTGACAGACAGGAATTTGATGTTCTTAAACCTTCTATTGACAGAATTGTTGAAGTACAGAAGAAAACTGTTTCTGCTATTTTCAATGAAGCCAAGAAATTAATCGCTGCCGGAAATAACAAAGAAGGAGGGTTTAAATTACTTCAGGCTTACAGAGGTCTTCCAAAAAACAGACAATTAATCAAATTCCTATCGGAAAGCGGAAACCGTGCATTGCTTCAGAAAACTGAAGCCCAGTATATGCAGGATAACAACCGTGATATGCCGATTGTAGATAAAGATCTTTACTTTGTAATCGAAGAAAAAAACAATCAGGTAGATCTTACAGACAAAGGTGTTGAATATATGTCTCAGGGTAACTCTGATGCGAACTTCTTTGTACTTCCTGATATCGGAACTGAAATTGCTGAAGTAGAAGCTAAAAATTTATCTAAGGAAGAAGAATTTGAAGCTAAAGAAAGACTTTTCTCTGACTTTGCTGAAAAATCTGAGCGTGTTCACACAATGAGCCAGCTATTGAAAGCATATACATTATTTGAAAAAGACGATGAATATGTGGTGATTGATGGTGAAGTAAAAATTGTTGATGAGCAGACGGGACGTATCATGGAGGGACGTCGTTATTCTGACGGTCTTCATCAGGCGATCGAAGCAAAAGAGAATGTAAAAATTGAGGCAGCAACTCAAACTTTTGCAACAGTTACGCTTCAGAACTATTTCCGTATGTACAACAAGCTTGCGGGGATGACCGGTACTGCAGAAACAGAGGCTGGGGAACTTTGGGAAATCTACAAATTAGATGTTGTGGTAATTCCAACCAACCGTCCTATCTTAAGAAATGACAAACAAGATTTGGTTTTCAAAACCAATAGAGAAAAATACAATGCTGTAATTGAAGAGATCGAAAGATTAACAGCACAAAAAAGACCGGTACTTGTAGGTACTACGTCAGTTGAAATCTCTCAATTGCTTTCAAAAGCACTTCAATTAAGAAAAATCCCGCACCAGGTATTGAACGCAAAACTTCACAAGAAGGAAGCTGAAATTGTTGCAGGAGCAGGACAGCCGGGAGTTGTAACCATTGCAACCAACATGGCAGGTCGTGGTACGGATATTAAGCTTTCTAAAGAAGTAAAAGAAGCAGGAGGTTTAGCAATTATCGGTACTGAAAGACACGATTCCAGACGTGTTGACAGACAGCTAAGAGGTAGAGCGGGACGTCAGGGAGATCCGGGAAGTTCTCAGTTCTATGTGTCTCTTGAAGATAACCTGATGCGTTTGTTCGGTTCTGAAAGAATTGCTAAAATGATGGACAGAATGGGTCACAAGGATGGTGAAGTAATTCAGCACTCTATGATCAGTAAATCTATTGAGAGAGCTCAGAAAAAAGTAGAAGAAAATAACTTCGGAACCAGAAAGAGACTGCTTGAGTATGATGACGTAATGAACAAGCAGCGTGACGTAATCTATAAGAGAAGAAAGAATGCTCTATTTGGAGATCACCTGAAGTATGATATTACAAATATGATTTTCGATGTTTCCAATTCTATCGTTACGAAAGGAAAGGCAACTGGAAATTATAAAGATTTCGAATACGAGATCATCAAGACGTTCACAATGGAATCTCCGGTTTCTGAAAGTGAATTTGGAAATAAAACGGTTCAGGACTTAACGAATATTCTATTCAAAGCTGCACAGGAAGATTATCAAATGAAGCTGAACCTATTGAAAGAAAAATCATTCCCAATCATTGAGAATGTTTACCAAAATCAAGGTTCAATGTTCAAAATGATTCAGGTTCCTTTCACAGACGGACACAAAACAATGACTATTGTAGCTGACTTAAAAGAAGCTTACGATACGAAGTGTGAAAGCCTGGTGAACGATTTTGAAAAAAATATCACCTTATCAATCATCGATGAAAACTGGAAACTTCACCTTCGTGAAATGGATGACTTGAGAAGATCTTCTCAGGGGGCTGTTTACGAACAGAAAGACCCACTTGTCATTTACAAGCAGGAATCTTTCCACTTATTCAGTGAAATGATGGATAAATTGAACAAAGAGATTATCTCTTTCTTATACAAAGGAGAAATTCCGGCATAA
- a CDS encoding TonB-dependent siderophore receptor — protein sequence MKNVLICASMLGSILAFAQEKDSIKTKGIDEVIIINSYIKKDSEYSNKMPLKAIENPQVYSSIDKTILENQGIYTADDAFKNIPGLQTMWTSNGRAGDGGAYVSLRGFVSANSLRNGVLGAVTGTIDAINLEKIEVLKGPSGTLFGSLLSSYGGVINRVTKKPYETFGGNVSLSGGSYDTYRAAVDINTPLTQDKKLLFRLNSAYTNEGTFQTEGFRRNLAIAPSLSYKPTDRLSINLDMELFQMKNMSDQTFFFYSGNYLQKVNNIKDLNLDYKDSYLGKDLTNTGRSINFFGQVNYKISNSITSSTNFSTSSSYSNGFMPYLYFMGDDASSMYRSDQSTRDSRKKSLNFQQNFNGDFHIGNLRNRVVVGFDYLRVNNNQNFYDVNGFDRDASGNSIPVPLHQAGFDYTNFNGTALQEKYNAMAGNESPYLIKGIQENYAVYISNVLNITNNLNVLMALRVDNFTNKPGITGASDSEERKKLNQTFFSPKLGIVYEVVKDKFSIFGNYQNSFKNLDYYVDASGTTRTPVPEQANQVEGGIKTSLFNGKLSSTLSYYNIQVKDVLRSTPSDNPRAQIQDGTIVSKGVELELNAYLVKGFTVIAGFSYNDSKYTKADQAVLDRRPNTSGSPYLANLYASYQFLDGNLKGLGFGVGGNYASENKIYNSADGVFSLPSYVVLNASAYYDAKKFRIGVKVDNFTNQHYWIGYTTANPQRLINAVGTLTYKF from the coding sequence ATGAAAAATGTACTGATCTGTGCTTCTATGCTGGGCTCAATTTTGGCCTTTGCTCAAGAGAAAGACTCAATCAAGACTAAAGGCATTGATGAAGTAATTATCATTAACTCTTATATAAAAAAAGACAGTGAATATTCAAATAAAATGCCCCTAAAGGCTATTGAAAATCCACAAGTTTATTCAAGTATTGACAAGACCATTTTAGAAAATCAAGGAATTTATACTGCGGATGATGCTTTCAAAAATATTCCCGGTCTGCAGACCATGTGGACTTCTAATGGAAGAGCCGGTGACGGCGGAGCTTATGTAAGTTTAAGAGGTTTTGTATCTGCCAACTCTTTAAGGAATGGAGTTTTAGGAGCTGTAACAGGAACTATAGATGCCATTAATCTTGAAAAAATAGAAGTTCTTAAAGGGCCATCAGGAACATTATTCGGGAGTTTGCTTTCAAGCTATGGAGGAGTCATCAACAGGGTAACCAAAAAGCCTTATGAAACCTTCGGAGGAAATGTAAGCTTATCTGGAGGGAGCTATGACACCTACAGAGCAGCAGTAGATATCAACACCCCTCTTACACAGGATAAAAAACTGTTATTCCGCCTGAATTCTGCCTATACAAACGAAGGCACTTTCCAGACAGAAGGATTCAGACGAAACTTAGCTATTGCTCCAAGTTTAAGCTATAAACCAACTGACAGATTAAGCATCAACCTTGATATGGAGTTGTTTCAAATGAAGAACATGAGTGATCAGACCTTTTTCTTTTATTCAGGGAATTACCTGCAAAAGGTTAACAATATCAAAGATCTAAATTTAGATTATAAAGACTCCTATTTAGGAAAAGACCTTACCAATACCGGAAGAAGCATCAACTTCTTTGGCCAGGTCAACTATAAGATTTCAAATTCTATTACTTCCTCTACTAATTTTAGTACATCGTCCAGTTATTCTAACGGATTTATGCCCTATTTATATTTTATGGGCGATGATGCCAGCAGCATGTATAGAAGTGATCAATCTACACGAGACAGCAGAAAAAAATCTCTCAATTTTCAACAAAACTTCAATGGAGATTTTCACATTGGAAACCTAAGAAACAGAGTTGTTGTAGGGTTTGATTATTTAAGGGTAAATAATAATCAGAATTTCTATGATGTGAATGGTTTTGACAGAGATGCAAGTGGAAATTCTATTCCTGTTCCTTTGCATCAAGCTGGTTTTGATTATACCAATTTCAATGGCACGGCTCTTCAGGAAAAATATAACGCCATGGCAGGAAATGAAAGTCCTTATCTTATAAAAGGGATTCAGGAAAACTATGCAGTTTATATTTCCAATGTACTAAATATCACTAATAATCTTAATGTACTAATGGCATTAAGAGTGGATAATTTCACAAACAAACCAGGAATTACTGGTGCTTCAGATTCTGAAGAAAGAAAAAAACTGAATCAGACGTTTTTCTCTCCAAAATTAGGAATTGTGTATGAAGTGGTAAAAGACAAGTTTTCCATTTTTGGAAATTACCAGAACAGTTTCAAAAACCTTGATTATTATGTGGATGCATCAGGAACTACGAGAACTCCGGTTCCTGAGCAGGCTAATCAAGTGGAAGGAGGGATCAAAACAAGCCTGTTTAACGGAAAATTATCCTCTACCTTAAGTTATTATAATATTCAGGTAAAAGATGTTCTAAGAAGTACGCCTTCTGATAACCCTCGTGCACAAATACAGGACGGTACTATTGTAAGCAAAGGTGTTGAACTTGAATTAAATGCTTATCTGGTAAAAGGATTTACAGTAATTGCCGGATTCAGTTATAACGACTCAAAATATACCAAAGCTGACCAGGCTGTGCTGGATAGAAGACCTAATACTTCGGGATCTCCTTATTTAGCAAATTTATATGCAAGCTATCAGTTTCTGGACGGAAATCTTAAAGGATTAGGTTTTGGAGTTGGTGGAAATTATGCCAGCGAAAATAAAATCTATAACTCTGCAGACGGTGTTTTCTCTTTACCATCCTATGTCGTTCTGAATGCCAGCGCATATTATGATGCTAAAAAATTCAGAATTGGGGTAAAAGTGGACAACTTTACCAATCAGCATTACTGGATAGGATACACCACTGCAAATCCTCAAAGGCTTATCAATGCAGTAGGTACTCTTACCTATAAGTTTTAA